The genomic region TGCCGGCCGTGATCCGCGGGCTGATCGCCGTGGCCTGGTACGGCATCCAGACCTATCTGGCCTCGAGCGCGCTGGTGGTGGTGGTGCTGAAGTTCGTGCCGCAGTGGATGCCCTACGCGGATGTTCATCAGCACGGCCTGCTCGGGCTGTCCGCGCTCGGCTGGGCCGGCTTCATGCTGCTCTGGGTGCTGCAGGCGCTGGTGTTCTGGAACGGCATGGAGACCATCAAGAAGTTCATCGACTTCGCGGGGCCGGCCGTCTACGTGGTGATGTTCGCGCTGGCCGGCTACATGGTCTGGCGCGCCGGCTGGCGCAACATCGGCATCAACCTGGGCGGCGTGCGCTACCACGGTGCCGAGGCGATCCCGGTGATGCTCACGGCGATCGCGCTGGTGGTCTCGTACTTCTCCGGGCCGATGCTCAATTTCGGCGATTTCTCGCGCTACTGCGGCAGCTTCGGCGCGGTGAAGCGCGGCAATTTCTGGGGCCTGCCGGTCAATTTCCTGGCGTTCTCGCTGGTCACCGTGATCACCACGGCCGCCACGCTGCCGGTGTTCGGCGAACTGCTGACCGACCCGGTCGCCACCGTCGGACGCATCGATCATCCGACCGCCGTGATCCTCGGCGCGCTGACCTTCACGGTCGCCACCATCGGCATCAACATCGTCGCGAACTTCGTGTCGCCCGCCTTCGATTTCTCCAACGTCGCGCCGCGGCGCATCAGCTGGCGCGCGGGCGGCATGCTGGCCGCGGTCGCCTCGGTGTTCATCACGCCCTGGAACCTGTTCAACAATCCGGCGGTGATCCACTATACGCTCGACGTGCTCGGCAGCTTCATCGGGCCGCTGTACGGCGTGCTGATCGTCGATTTCTACCTGATCAAGCGCGGCCGGCTGCTGCGCGACGAGCTCTACACGCTGTCGGAGACGGGCGCCTACTGGTATCGCGGCGGCGTGAACCGGCGCGCGGTGCTGGCGCTGCTGCCGGCCGCCGCGCTGGCGCTGCTGCCGGCCGCCGCGCTGGCCGTGGCCTGCGTGATGGTGCCGGCGCTGGCCGGCCTCGCGAACTTCTCGTGGTTCGTCGGCGCGCTGCTGGGCGGCCTGTTCTATCGGATCATGGCGCGGCACTGAACCAGGACGACCACATGAAGATCAAGCTGATCAACCCGAACACCACGCAGCGCATGACCGAGGCGATGGGGCGCTGCGCGCGCGAGACGGTGAACGCCGGCACCGTGGTGGTGGCGGTGAGCCCGCCTTCGGGGCCGCCCTCGATCGAGAGCCACTACGACGACGCGCTCGCCGTGCCGGGGCTGCTCGCCGAGATCGCCGCCGGCGAGCGCGACGGCTTCGACGGCTACGTGATCGCCTGCTTCGGCGACCCCGGCCTCTACGCCGCGCGCGAGCTCGCGCGCGGCCCGGTGATCGGCATCGCCGAGGCGGCGATGCATGCGGCGAGCGTGCTCGCGCCCGGCTTCTCGGTGGTGACGACGCTAGCGCGCACGCGCGGCCTGGCCTGGCACCTGGCCGAGCGCTACGGCATGCGCCGCTTCTGCCGCAACGTGCGGGCCACCGACGTGCCGGTGCTGGAGCTCGACCGGCCCGGCTCGCCGGCGCGGGGCCGGATCGTCGACGAGTGCCGCCGCGCACTCGACGAGGACGGCGCCGAGGCGATCGTGCTCGGCTGCGCGGGGATGGTCGAATTCGCGCGCGAGATCGAGCAGGCGATCGGCGCGCCGGTGGTGGAGGGCGTGACCGCGGCCGTCAAGTGGGTGGAGGCGCTGGCCGCGCTGCGGCTTGCCACGGCCAAGCGCGGCGACTACGCGCGGCCGCTCGCGAAACGCTACGACGGCCAGCTCGCGCACTTCAGCCCCGGCGCCGACGGCCTGCCGGGCGGCGCGGCGGGAACCGGCCCGGCCGCGAACGCCCAGGCGATCGCGAACGCCGGCGGCACCAGCCCGGCCCTGCCGCCGGTACATATACATCCGGTGTGACACGCACTATCGGCCCGGCTGTATGGGCGCCCCGAACCCTTTTCGCTACACTGGCCCAAGCCTCGCATCGGCGCCGCCCCGCGCGCCGCCTGCGTCACCGCCGCCGGCGGCGCCGATGCGAGCCCGATCGACACGGGTTTCTCTTCGTATCCAGCCATGTCCCACGATTCCCACTATCCGCGCGACCTGATCGGCTACGGCCGGCATCCGGTGCAGGCGAACTGGCCGGGCCGCGCGCGCGTCGCCGTGCAGTTCGTGCTCAATTACGAGGAGGGCGGCGAGAACTGCGTGCTGCACGGCGATCCGGCCTCCGAGCAGTTCCTGTCCGAGATCGTCGGCGCGGCGGCCTATCCGGCGCGCCACATGAGCATGGAGTCGATCTACGAATACGGCTCGCGCGCGGGCGTCTGGCGCATCCTGCGCGAGTTCGAGAGACGTGCGCTGCCGCTCACCGTATTCGGCGTCGGCATGGCGATCGAGCGGCATCCCGAGCTCGCGCGCGCGTTCGTCGAGCTGGGCCACGAGATCGCCTGCCACGGCTGGCGCTGGATTCATTATCAGGACGCCACTCCCGAGCGCGAGGCGGAGCACATGCGGCTCGGCATGGCGGCGATCGAGCGCGTCACGGGCGTGCGGCCGCTCGGCTGGTACACGGGGCGCGACAGCCCGAACACGCACCGGCTCGTGGCCGAATACGGCGGCTTCCTGTACGACTCCGACTACTACGGCGACGACCTGCCGTTCTGGATGGAGGTTCCCGTCACGGGCGGCGCGAGCGTGCCGCAGCTGATCGTGCCGTATACGCTCGACACCAACGACATGCGCTTCGCGACGCCGCAGGGCTTCAACACCGCCGATCATTTCTTCCAGTACCTGCGCGACGCGTTCGACGTGCTCTACGAGGAGGGCGACGAGGCGCCGAAGATGCTGTCGATCGGCATGCATTGCCGGCTGCTCGGCCGGCCGGGGCGATTCCGCGCGCTGCAGCGCTTCCTCGACCATATCGAGCGGCACGACCGCGTCTGGGTCACGCGCCGCGTCGACATCGCGCGCCACTGGCGCGAGCACCATCCGTATGCCAGCAGCCACCAAGGCGAAGGAGCGGCATGAAGGCGATGCACTACACGTTGGCGGAACTGAACGGGATGGCGGCCGAGGCCTTCGTCGCCGCGCTGTCGGGCATCTTCGAGCATTCGCCGTGGGTCGCCGAGGCGGCCGCGGCCGGGCGCCCCTATGCAAGCGTTGACGCGCTGCACACGGCGATGTG from Burkholderia glumae LMG 2196 = ATCC 33617 harbors:
- a CDS encoding NCS1 family nucleobase:cation symporter-1, with translation MAQFSIAPESPPYHPDSTNRADPGPGSPGRYSERLYNDDLAPLERQGWGAYNIFAFWMSDVHSVGGYVFAGSLFALGLTSWQVLVSLLVGITIVNLLCNLIAKPSQQLGVPYPVACRATFGVLGANVPAVIRGLIAVAWYGIQTYLASSALVVVVLKFVPQWMPYADVHQHGLLGLSALGWAGFMLLWVLQALVFWNGMETIKKFIDFAGPAVYVVMFALAGYMVWRAGWRNIGINLGGVRYHGAEAIPVMLTAIALVVSYFSGPMLNFGDFSRYCGSFGAVKRGNFWGLPVNFLAFSLVTVITTAATLPVFGELLTDPVATVGRIDHPTAVILGALTFTVATIGINIVANFVSPAFDFSNVAPRRISWRAGGMLAAVASVFITPWNLFNNPAVIHYTLDVLGSFIGPLYGVLIVDFYLIKRGRLLRDELYTLSETGAYWYRGGVNRRAVLALLPAAALALLPAAALAVACVMVPALAGLANFSWFVGALLGGLFYRIMARH
- the puuE gene encoding allantoinase PuuE, producing the protein MSHDSHYPRDLIGYGRHPVQANWPGRARVAVQFVLNYEEGGENCVLHGDPASEQFLSEIVGAAAYPARHMSMESIYEYGSRAGVWRILREFERRALPLTVFGVGMAIERHPELARAFVELGHEIACHGWRWIHYQDATPEREAEHMRLGMAAIERVTGVRPLGWYTGRDSPNTHRLVAEYGGFLYDSDYYGDDLPFWMEVPVTGGASVPQLIVPYTLDTNDMRFATPQGFNTADHFFQYLRDAFDVLYEEGDEAPKMLSIGMHCRLLGRPGRFRALQRFLDHIERHDRVWVTRRVDIARHWREHHPYASSHQGEGAA
- a CDS encoding aspartate/glutamate racemase family protein, producing the protein MKIKLINPNTTQRMTEAMGRCARETVNAGTVVVAVSPPSGPPSIESHYDDALAVPGLLAEIAAGERDGFDGYVIACFGDPGLYAARELARGPVIGIAEAAMHAASVLAPGFSVVTTLARTRGLAWHLAERYGMRRFCRNVRATDVPVLELDRPGSPARGRIVDECRRALDEDGAEAIVLGCAGMVEFAREIEQAIGAPVVEGVTAAVKWVEALAALRLATAKRGDYARPLAKRYDGQLAHFSPGADGLPGGAAGTGPAANAQAIANAGGTSPALPPVHIHPV